Proteins co-encoded in one Candidatus Obscuribacterales bacterium genomic window:
- a CDS encoding methyltransferase domain-containing protein, whose product MTVQDSMFPATAMPDKDWWHSLWPDPDRVIKALRIEPGMKVVDLGCGDGYFTAAIARQVGAGRVIGLDLDPVMLEQAQAACEGMLNCSWLLGDAVALSRLLDPSVDYVLIANTFHGVPDKTALAREIAKVLKPNGRFAIVNWHPLPREQTTVLGQPRGPKIAMRMSAEQTRMVVEPAGFRLERLVELPPYHYGAVFIRAN is encoded by the coding sequence ACTGGTGGCATTCTCTATGGCCTGACCCCGACAGGGTCATCAAGGCCTTGCGCATCGAGCCGGGGATGAAAGTTGTCGATCTGGGCTGCGGCGATGGTTATTTCACCGCCGCCATCGCCCGGCAGGTGGGCGCGGGGCGCGTCATAGGCCTCGACCTCGACCCAGTCATGCTCGAGCAGGCGCAAGCGGCGTGCGAAGGGATGTTGAATTGCAGCTGGCTACTGGGGGACGCAGTGGCACTCAGTCGTCTTCTGGATCCATCGGTGGACTATGTGCTGATCGCCAACACCTTTCACGGCGTACCGGACAAGACAGCCCTGGCCCGGGAAATCGCTAAGGTCCTGAAGCCAAACGGCCGCTTTGCTATCGTCAATTGGCATCCCCTGCCACGGGAACAGACGACTGTCCTCGGGCAGCCGCGAGGCCCCAAGATCGCAATGCGCATGTCGGCGGAACAAACCCGGATGGTGGTCGAGCCTGCTGGCTTCAGGCTGGAGAGGCTGGTCGAGCTACCTCCCTACCACTACGGGGCTGTTTTCATCCGTGCCAATTGA